The following coding sequences lie in one Tichowtungia aerotolerans genomic window:
- a CDS encoding C40 family peptidase, translated as MRILQYEGISRLSQTVRFFTWNRTSHTAIEFDDGRVCEAWKSREEDGVRIVDSLHAQHTPGTIVKAYTLPELTHMQAEEFTSWLIGELGKPYAFWNGITRFVTRRDPQTFDPQTFRIEDYNPDAWFCSCLAFAGLMHVDFKLLDRIPPWRVSPGIINFSPRLKLDEILRTEGAA; from the coding sequence ATGAGAATTCTCCAATATGAAGGAATCAGTCGCCTGAGCCAGACCGTTCGGTTCTTTACGTGGAACCGTACGTCGCACACGGCCATAGAATTTGATGATGGCCGCGTCTGCGAAGCGTGGAAAAGCCGGGAAGAAGACGGTGTGCGCATTGTCGATTCTCTTCATGCGCAGCACACGCCCGGCACTATCGTAAAAGCCTACACATTGCCCGAGCTGACCCACATGCAGGCCGAGGAGTTTACCTCGTGGCTGATCGGCGAACTCGGCAAGCCGTATGCCTTCTGGAACGGAATTACCCGCTTTGTCACCCGACGCGATCCGCAAACCTTCGACCCGCAAACCTTCCGCATTGAAGACTACAACCCCGATGCGTGGTTCTGCAGTTGCCTCGCCTTTGCCGGTCTCATGCACGTCGATTTCAAATTGCTCGATCGCATTCCCCCGTGGCGTGTCTCCCCCGGCATCATCAACTTTTCACCCCGCCTTAAACTCGATGAGATTTTGCGAACGGAAGGAGCCGCCTGA
- a CDS encoding DUF4376 domain-containing protein, producing MKQIEVNKISGAVLYYPNGGAMATDDTLAVTVTEEMEELLSGSYPCIWDFGSETLIQDIPELSKAQETQKAKIAASRYDAEFGGFTDEASGMFCRTDERTRSLLTAAKVRATEDETYTVSNWKTSEGTFITLSNATIIALESAMHDFIEAQFAKEAALCVQIDSATTNEEVEAISW from the coding sequence ATGAAGCAAATCGAAGTGAATAAAATAAGTGGAGCCGTTTTGTATTATCCGAATGGCGGGGCCATGGCGACCGACGACACTCTTGCTGTTACCGTCACGGAAGAAATGGAAGAGCTGCTTTCAGGCTCGTATCCGTGCATCTGGGATTTTGGTTCAGAAACGCTGATACAGGATATTCCGGAACTTTCAAAAGCTCAGGAAACCCAAAAGGCAAAGATTGCGGCATCCCGTTACGATGCGGAGTTCGGTGGATTCACCGATGAAGCCTCCGGCATGTTCTGTCGTACTGATGAGCGCACCCGCTCCCTTTTGACTGCCGCCAAGGTCCGGGCCACGGAGGACGAAACCTATACGGTTTCAAACTGGAAAACGTCCGAGGGCACGTTTATCACCCTGTCCAATGCGACGATCATTGCGTTGGAGTCCGCAATGCACGACTTCATCGAAGCGCAGTTTGCAAAAGAGGCGGCTCTATGTGTCCAGATCGACTCCGCCACAACCAACGAAGAAGTGGAGGCAATCTCATGGTAA
- a CDS encoding phage protease: MNLILNRNFELPKDGWYQLAPLGEFPHAAAGVTQIIDEAACNRMVTAFETIKNSSDNFPGLLIDFDHFSLDAAKHSEAAGWITDLKLMPNGGGLFAQIRWSDTGEAAVKGGRYRFLSPVWAKSDCEDLGNDRLRPVRLLNAAVTNDPNLKGILPLSNRNPAEPFDFSALGKIQKEKTMQPVIDALLNKLNLPADTAEADLIAAIENMATADEAAALTNRAETAESSLADLQTAQLEADADAFCEANAALIENRDEVRAQFIENRELTEAVFKNLKTQKPAAAPAADTRRPLHNRDSKIAATRNRDAAASESKAVKIRNRANEIMKAEGIVYTDAFRRAEQEFAD; this comes from the coding sequence ATGAACTTAATCCTGAATCGTAATTTTGAGCTTCCCAAGGACGGCTGGTATCAGCTCGCCCCGCTGGGCGAATTTCCCCATGCCGCCGCTGGAGTCACCCAGATCATTGACGAGGCCGCCTGTAACCGAATGGTCACAGCGTTTGAAACAATCAAAAATTCGTCTGACAATTTCCCCGGTCTGCTGATCGACTTCGATCATTTCTCCCTTGATGCGGCCAAACATTCCGAAGCGGCTGGCTGGATCACCGATCTGAAATTGATGCCGAACGGCGGCGGACTGTTTGCCCAGATTCGTTGGAGCGATACCGGCGAAGCCGCCGTAAAGGGCGGTCGCTATCGTTTCCTGTCTCCGGTCTGGGCGAAATCGGATTGCGAAGATCTGGGCAACGACCGCCTTCGTCCGGTGCGCCTTTTGAATGCCGCCGTCACCAACGACCCCAATTTAAAGGGGATTTTGCCCCTTTCGAACCGTAACCCCGCCGAGCCGTTTGATTTTTCGGCTTTAGGCAAAATTCAAAAGGAGAAAACCATGCAACCTGTCATTGATGCTTTGCTCAATAAGTTGAATCTGCCCGCCGATACCGCCGAGGCCGATCTGATCGCTGCCATTGAAAACATGGCGACGGCGGATGAAGCCGCCGCGCTGACCAACCGGGCGGAAACCGCCGAAAGCTCGCTCGCCGATCTTCAGACCGCCCAGCTCGAAGCGGACGCCGATGCCTTTTGCGAAGCCAACGCCGCCCTGATCGAAAACCGCGACGAAGTCCGCGCTCAGTTTATTGAAAACCGCGAACTGACCGAGGCGGTATTCAAAAACCTGAAAACCCAAAAGCCTGCCGCCGCTCCGGCTGCGGATACCCGCCGCCCGCTTCATAACCGCGATTCAAAGATTGCCGCGACCCGCAATCGGGACGCCGCCGCCTCTGAATCCAAGGCGGTCAAAATCCGCAACCGGGCAAATGAAATTATGAAGGCCGAAGGAATCGTTTATACCGATGCCTTCCGCCGTGCCGAACAGGAATTCGCTGATTAA
- a CDS encoding phage portal protein family protein, whose product MRYICSTKDHGYRDSTNPLRGLNMQRLVALQESGERGEYADLQWFYYYMERSDAMIHSVIQRRRAALLSLDWDVRIVSQEQDNVLAQEQADFLRMVYDSIDNFREAVSFLFTGFFRGFAHLEKHWTPGGLIERLEPVEQWFWVRDGLFGDWEYNAGAVSGHRRGESIKPENFVLLEAPALDRILSVLYLRKNLSQSDWDSFLSVYGIPSIFLVGPPNADEAKQKEYQAVAEQILSNGRGFLPHESDIKFVTGGGEKPPFQEQIKYLDEQITIAATGGLLTMLAQPGSGTLAGSAHQDSFLQIAKSDAVTLAGVLQNAIDVPLLAEFFPGQPPLAYFEFSPGLNHATSQVVQDAIDLKSAGMQIDPAELSEKTGYTLTEKQSV is encoded by the coding sequence ATGCGCTACATCTGCTCAACTAAAGACCACGGCTATCGCGACTCCACCAACCCGTTGCGCGGGCTGAACATGCAGAGGCTGGTCGCCCTGCAGGAATCCGGGGAGCGCGGCGAGTATGCCGACCTCCAATGGTTCTATTATTACATGGAACGTTCCGACGCGATGATCCATTCGGTCATTCAGCGCCGCCGCGCTGCGCTGCTTTCTCTCGATTGGGATGTGCGCATCGTTTCGCAGGAACAGGACAATGTGCTCGCCCAGGAGCAGGCCGACTTCCTGCGCATGGTCTATGACAGCATCGATAATTTTCGCGAAGCGGTTTCCTTCCTCTTCACCGGTTTCTTCCGGGGCTTTGCCCACCTCGAAAAACATTGGACACCCGGCGGCCTAATTGAACGCCTTGAGCCCGTCGAACAATGGTTCTGGGTGCGCGACGGCCTGTTCGGCGATTGGGAATACAACGCTGGAGCGGTCTCCGGCCACCGGCGCGGCGAGTCCATCAAGCCGGAAAACTTTGTTCTCCTTGAGGCACCGGCACTCGACCGCATCCTGAGTGTTCTCTATTTGCGCAAAAACCTGTCGCAATCAGACTGGGATTCCTTCCTCTCGGTTTATGGCATTCCCTCAATCTTCCTGGTCGGGCCTCCCAACGCAGACGAAGCCAAACAAAAGGAATATCAGGCCGTCGCCGAGCAAATTCTTTCCAACGGGCGAGGATTCCTGCCGCATGAGAGTGACATTAAGTTTGTGACCGGCGGAGGCGAGAAGCCGCCGTTTCAGGAACAAATCAAATATCTCGATGAGCAGATCACCATTGCCGCCACCGGCGGACTGCTGACCATGCTTGCCCAGCCCGGCAGCGGAACGCTCGCCGGCAGTGCGCATCAGGACAGCTTCCTTCAGATCGCCAAGTCAGACGCCGTCACCTTGGCGGGTGTTTTGCAGAACGCGATTGACGTGCCGCTTCTCGCTGAATTTTTTCCCGGACAGCCGCCGCTGGCGTATTTCGAGTTTTCGCCCGGTCTCAATCATGCCACCAGCCAGGTGGTGCAGGATGCGATTGATCTCAAGTCCGCCGGTATGCAGATCGACCCCGCCGAGCTTTCCGAAAAGACCGGCTACACCCTCACTGAAAAACAGTCCGTTTGA
- a CDS encoding terminase large subunit domain-containing protein: MAITLNYRPHRGQQIIHDARDRRFRVICTGRRFGKTLCLAGELLDRGALAPGDYGWVAPTYNVAERGKEALRDIAGGFVRFVGRTPTRAEFDGPYGTTRIWFLSADNPENIRGYGFRGVVVDEAAVVPPDVWNYILRPTIAQTLGWAVFISTPKGRNWFYDLFTRGEDPAEPDYAAFQFPSSDSPYFPSLEWEDAKRTLPADVFKQEYEAQFLEDSAGVFRNVSSCLFPQGALTREDRAGAVVIGCDVAKHTDFTVLVAMNQRTGRCFDMERFNQLDWPIQKDRILEFARKWRGRIILDATGAGDPIYDDLARRYSNIEPFKFTAQSKVELVQRLIVAVEQQRVSWPEEWQVLTNEMQRYEYEISARGRFSYNAPAGFHDDCVMALALANHRRWETESVGPMLPLTPRGRFSPFAKRPRILPG, encoded by the coding sequence ATGGCTATCACTCTCAACTACCGTCCCCACCGAGGGCAACAGATTATCCACGACGCCCGCGACAGACGCTTCCGCGTTATCTGCACCGGGCGACGCTTCGGGAAAACCCTCTGCCTTGCCGGAGAGCTGCTCGACCGAGGAGCCTTAGCTCCCGGCGACTATGGCTGGGTTGCGCCGACCTACAACGTCGCCGAGCGCGGCAAAGAAGCCTTGCGCGACATTGCCGGTGGTTTTGTGCGGTTCGTCGGGCGCACTCCGACCCGCGCCGAGTTTGACGGCCCGTATGGCACGACCCGCATCTGGTTCCTCTCTGCCGACAACCCCGAAAATATTCGCGGCTACGGCTTTCGCGGCGTGGTGGTGGACGAGGCCGCCGTCGTGCCGCCGGATGTGTGGAACTACATCCTGCGCCCGACGATTGCTCAGACGTTGGGCTGGGCCGTGTTCATTTCGACCCCGAAGGGCCGAAACTGGTTCTACGATCTGTTCACTCGCGGCGAAGATCCGGCAGAGCCGGACTACGCAGCTTTCCAATTCCCCAGCTCGGACAGCCCTTACTTTCCGTCTTTGGAATGGGAGGATGCCAAACGGACTCTGCCTGCCGATGTGTTCAAGCAGGAATACGAAGCGCAGTTCCTTGAAGATAGCGCAGGGGTGTTCCGAAACGTCTCGTCCTGTTTGTTCCCTCAAGGAGCTTTGACCCGCGAAGACCGCGCGGGGGCGGTGGTCATCGGATGCGATGTCGCCAAGCATACCGATTTTACCGTGCTTGTCGCCATGAATCAGCGGACGGGCCGCTGCTTCGACATGGAACGCTTCAACCAGCTCGACTGGCCGATCCAAAAAGACCGCATCCTTGAGTTCGCCCGCAAATGGCGCGGGCGCATCATTCTGGACGCGACCGGCGCCGGCGACCCGATCTATGACGATCTGGCGCGACGGTATTCCAACATCGAACCGTTTAAATTCACGGCGCAATCCAAAGTGGAACTGGTCCAACGGCTCATTGTTGCCGTCGAACAACAGCGGGTGAGCTGGCCGGAAGAGTGGCAGGTTCTCACTAACGAGATGCAGCGGTACGAATACGAAATTTCGGCCCGTGGACGGTTTTCGTACAACGCCCCGGCGGGATTCCACGACGATTGCGTGATGGCACTCGCTCTCGCCAATCACCGCCGTTGGGAAACCGAATCTGTCGGCCCGATGCTGCCGCTCACGCCCAGAGGCCGCTTTTCACCCTTCGCTAAACGTCCCCGCATTCTGCCCGGCTGA